Proteins encoded by one window of Actinocorallia herbida:
- a CDS encoding calcium:proton antiporter, translating to MKTWTTALPVLAVIALIFTLGRQPPGIVVVIVALLLAGAVLAAVHHAEVIAHRVGEPFGSLVLAVAVTVIEVALIVSVMLSSGEKGAYLARDTVFAAVMITCNGIVGISLWVTAHRRNLAHFQPGGTGGMLAIVTALVTLTMVLPTFTTTAAGPRFTTAQLIFAAVVSCFLYGLHVFTQTVRHRDYFLPITKEGALLEDDSHADPPTNGETLYSLALLMVALVAVVGLAKVESPVIERGVQALGMPHAVVGVVIALLVLLPETIAAVRAARLGRTQTSLNLALGSANASIGLTIPVIALASFIVPGDLVLGLGPTQLVLLVLTVAVSTLTIVPGKASVLQGGVHLAVFASFLFLTVIP from the coding sequence TTGAAGACCTGGACCACGGCACTGCCGGTCCTCGCGGTCATCGCCCTGATCTTCACGCTCGGCCGGCAGCCCCCCGGGATCGTCGTCGTCATCGTCGCGCTGCTGCTGGCCGGGGCCGTCCTCGCCGCCGTGCACCACGCCGAGGTCATCGCGCACCGGGTCGGCGAGCCGTTCGGGTCGCTCGTCCTCGCCGTCGCGGTGACCGTCATCGAGGTCGCCCTGATCGTCAGCGTCATGCTCTCCAGCGGGGAGAAGGGCGCCTACCTGGCCCGCGACACGGTCTTCGCCGCGGTGATGATCACCTGCAACGGGATCGTCGGCATCTCCCTGTGGGTGACCGCCCACCGCCGCAACCTGGCGCACTTCCAGCCCGGCGGGACCGGCGGCATGCTCGCCATCGTCACCGCGCTGGTCACCCTCACCATGGTGCTGCCGACCTTCACCACGACCGCGGCGGGCCCGCGCTTCACCACCGCGCAGCTCATCTTCGCCGCGGTCGTCTCCTGCTTCCTGTACGGCCTGCACGTCTTCACCCAGACCGTCCGGCACCGCGACTACTTCCTGCCGATCACCAAGGAGGGCGCGCTCCTCGAGGACGACTCCCACGCCGACCCCCCGACGAACGGCGAGACCCTCTACAGCCTCGCCCTCCTCATGGTCGCGCTCGTCGCCGTCGTCGGGCTGGCCAAGGTCGAGTCGCCCGTCATCGAGCGGGGCGTGCAGGCGCTCGGCATGCCGCACGCCGTCGTCGGCGTCGTCATCGCCCTGCTGGTGCTGCTGCCCGAGACCATCGCCGCGGTCCGGGCCGCGCGGCTCGGCCGCACCCAGACCAGCCTGAACCTCGCGCTCGGCTCGGCCAACGCCAGCATCGGGCTGACGATCCCGGTCATCGCGCTCGCGTCCTTCATCGTGCCCGGCGACCTCGTGCTCGGGCTCGGGCCCACCCAGCTCGTGCTGCTCGTCCTCACCGTCGCCGTGTCCACCCTCACCATCGTCCCCGGCAAGGCGAGCGTCCTCCAGGGCGGCGTCCACCTGGCCGTCTTCGCCTCGTTCCTCTTCCTCACCGTGATCCCGTAG